TGTAGTGGGATCAATCACCTTTTCCCAATACAGATCTCCATTCCCCTCATCTTTCGTATAAGTGATATCGTACACACACAACACCATGTCAGCCGATTGCTGATTCTTATCAAGAAAGGAAGCAATCATTCTCTTCAAGGAGGCATTCCATTCCCAATAAAGAAAAACTTTTGTTGAACTGTAAGGATGCATAACTAACATATTTTCACCATAATCTTCTGGCAATAGCAATGACCATTTCTTAGTCGTGCTCGATTTCTGCTTGGGGATATTAGGTTTCTTCATCTCCTCATATAAAATAGTGTGTAATTGTGCCATCGAAATAGAGTAACGATTACTCAGAGTAGTCAATTTTTCTCCATTGCGAAATAAATTAATGATCTGTTCCTCTATGTTCATTATTTTGCACCACCTCATTCATCGTGCGGGAATGATATGTTGTTATGGTTATGACCATTAGATCTTCCCTATTCCCTTCCCCCAATACAAAATAAAGAAGGGGCTGGTGAGTACCAGCCCCTTCTTCTACTTAGCAAAAATATGCTTGCCTATCTGTTTTGTCTGTGGGCGTCCCCAAATCCAATCGGACGAAGCAGTGTCTGGGTTAAAATAATATATAGATCCACCTGTGGGGTCCCATCCATTAAGAGCATCAAAGCAGGCCTTTCTCGCTTGTTCATTGGGATCCAACCAAAAAGTTCCATTGGCCACAGCTTCAAAAGCAAGTGGTTGAAAAATAACTCCGGATGGTGTGTTAGGAAACTTTTCATCATCCAACCGATTAAGGATAACAGCTGCTACTGCTACTTGACCCACATAAGGCTCACCGCGTGCCTCTGAATAGACCGCTCGCGCCATCAACTGAATATCTCCCTCATCCATTCCCCCGGCTACTTTCTTGGTAAGCTGTTCTTCCCCTTTTCCTTTCTGCTGCTCGGATGTATCACCCTTCGGGGATTCATTTTTTCCTTTTTTAACTATATCGCTATTTTCTTTGAAATCATCCGCTTTTGGATTCCAATTTTTTGTGGCAACCCATAATTTTTCACGCGTATTCACACCGATTTTTCCATCTACGGGAATCCCAAATTCATATTGGAAAAGTCGTGCCGCTTTATACGTTCTCTCTCCAAAGTGACCATCCACTTTGCCCGTATAAAAACCGAGATAGGAAAGGCGCTGTTGTAATTCCCATATATAGCCACCTGCATCCCCTTTTACATATA
This sequence is a window from Mechercharimyces sp. CAU 1602. Protein-coding genes within it:
- the sleB gene encoding spore cortex-lytic enzyme; translated protein: MNKRRLMVWVICMLLLGGSLFFSYQAVVSAFGSEELKVGAKGGDVYELQNRLKYIGFYTGKVDGQFADRTEKAVRLFQYSFGMKVDGVVGGKTKRKLWESTKAWTPGLSGRIYVKGDAGGYIWELQQRLSYLGFYTGKVDGHFGERTYKAARLFQYEFGIPVDGKIGVNTREKLWVATKNWNPKADDFKENSDIVKKGKNESPKGDTSEQQKGKGEEQLTKKVAGGMDEGDIQLMARAVYSEARGEPYVGQVAVAAVILNRLDDEKFPNTPSGVIFQPLAFEAVANGTFWLDPNEQARKACFDALNGWDPTGGSIYYFNPDTASSDWIWGRPQTKQIGKHIFAK